The sequence GTTTTGATTACCGGCGCTGTCGATAAGTTGATTACCAGTGTAGACACCGTTTTTGACATGCTTACCAGCGTCGAAAAAATTGGCGCTGTAACCGACTTACCCATCGAAACCGATACACCAACCCATGCTTAACTTATCGAATCAACAGATTGACGAGCAGATGGTTGTTGATCATCCACTCAAAACGTTACAGGCGTTGCCTATGCCTCGTAGCAGCCGTAAGCTTGGCCGCTGGATGCTCTTCTTTCTATTTCTTACCATAGTCGTACTGTTTCTGCCCTGGCGTCAGAACATAAGTGGTACGGGCTCGATAACCGCCCTGACTCCGCAGGATCGCCCTCAATCCCTTCAGAATGCGATTGCTGGTCGGATTGAACGCTGGTCCGCTCGGGAAGGTCAATACGTTCGGAAAGGCGATACGTTGCTGGTTATTTCGGAAATTAAGGACGACTATTTTGATCCAAACCTTCCTCAGCGACTGAACGAGCAATTAGCCGCTAAAAAAGGCAGCCGACTCGCCACAGAAGCCAAAATTAAAGCGCTGGATGGACAAATTTCGGCCTTAACGGCTGGCGTTAAAGTGGACCTTGCTTCCGCCCGAAACAAGGTGCAGCAGAGCCTGTTGCAAGTCCGGATCGACAGTACGGATCTGGTTGCTATCCAGCGTAATTACCAGATTGCCGTCGCCCGGCTCGAACGCTACGAGAAAGGATATCGGGATGGGTTGTTTTCGCTGACCGATCTGGAAGGTCGGCGGCTTACGCTTCAGCAGGATTATGCCAAAGTTCAAGTGCAGGACAACAAGCTTGGTGTATCGCGACAGTCGTTGGTTAATGCGCAGCTTAACCTACAACTCATTCAGGCTAAATATGAGCAGGAAGTTGCTAAAACAATGTCGGACCGTAGTTCGGCCGTTTCGAGCCAGGCCAGTGCTAACAATGAGATTGCCGTTATGCGAAATAAAATCAGTAACGTCGATGTTCGACGCGGCCTTTACATCATACGGGCACCACAAAACGGCTACATCGTGCGCGCGTTGAAAGCCGGGATTGGCGAAACCATTAAAGAAGGTGAATCCATTGCTACGTTACAGCCCGACAACCCAACCATGGCCGTCGAGCTATATGTACGGGCGATGGACGTCCCGTTGATTCAACGGGGGCGCATGGTACGCCTGCAGTTTGACGGGTGGCCAGCCATTCAATTTTCAGGATGGCCAGCGGTAGCCGTTGGTACGTTCGGCGGTAAAGTGGTCGTTATTGACGCCGTCAGCAGCACGAATGGCAAATACCGTTTATTAGTCCGACCGGAAGCCATGCCCAGCGATCAGCCCTGGCCTGAGCAGCTTCGCGTGGGTTCCGGTGTTGTGGGCTGGGTCATGCTTGACGATGTACCAATCTGGTATGAGATATGGCGCCAGCTCAACGGATTTCCGCCGAGTCTGCAAGAAGAACCCCAGATTAAAGAAAAAGTATGAAGTTAATGCATTCATGTTTCTGGTTCTGGAGTTTAGTACTTTGGTCAGGATCGCTTTGTGGACAAGCGATTCCTGCTCCAATTACCAGACAACCAGAACCCATTCCAACAGACGTTTTATCCCGAACAGCCATTTCCGTTTCGGGCACATCGACAGGCACTGTCGCTACGTTACCTGCGAGAGCAGCCACACCGAATACATTGCCTGTTTTTACGGCCGATGAGTTTTACCAGGCTGTTCTTCAGCATAATCCAATTGTGCGGCAGGCAGCTCTGTTAAACCAGGAAGCACAGGCCCAGGTGCAGCAGGCTCGTGGTGCATTTGACCCTAAGCTGTTCACGGATTATCAGAAGAAGAATTTCGGCAATACGCTCTATTATGATAAATGGCA comes from Spirosoma aureum and encodes:
- a CDS encoding HlyD family secretion protein; its protein translation is MLNLSNQQIDEQMVVDHPLKTLQALPMPRSSRKLGRWMLFFLFLTIVVLFLPWRQNISGTGSITALTPQDRPQSLQNAIAGRIERWSAREGQYVRKGDTLLVISEIKDDYFDPNLPQRLNEQLAAKKGSRLATEAKIKALDGQISALTAGVKVDLASARNKVQQSLLQVRIDSTDLVAIQRNYQIAVARLERYEKGYRDGLFSLTDLEGRRLTLQQDYAKVQVQDNKLGVSRQSLVNAQLNLQLIQAKYEQEVAKTMSDRSSAVSSQASANNEIAVMRNKISNVDVRRGLYIIRAPQNGYIVRALKAGIGETIKEGESIATLQPDNPTMAVELYVRAMDVPLIQRGRMVRLQFDGWPAIQFSGWPAVAVGTFGGKVVVIDAVSSTNGKYRLLVRPEAMPSDQPWPEQLRVGSGVVGWVMLDDVPIWYEIWRQLNGFPPSLQEEPQIKEKV